In Juglans microcarpa x Juglans regia isolate MS1-56 chromosome 4S, Jm3101_v1.0, whole genome shotgun sequence, a single window of DNA contains:
- the LOC121262962 gene encoding transcription factor bHLH74-like, with the protein MDGHENEGILQCPSSGMSTNPLPEKVSGMIMNSVSMYKHSNGADPFFSSGWDPLVSLSHNENFGGSSMVSHREFASTPYPIVLENQGISGTSHLVQYPSSSTYVELVPKLPCLGSGSFSDMVNSFGLPECSQIVNSECPQNYASSKEDGTGRTSTNGALSQDDRQMSGEGAVGSSPNAKRRKRVSDYNNSPVSPRQNAAGETEKDLSGQSSDVQKESDEKKPKTEQNPGSNFRGKQTGKQGKNASSADGFKENYIHVRARRGQATNSHSLAERVRREKISERMRLLQELVPGCNKITGKAVMLDEIINYVQSLQQQVEFLSMKLATVNPEQNVDIEQILSKDIINSRSGTGAILGFGPGTSSSHRFHRGTFQGTLPSISSTTSKYPLLPQTVLDNELHGLFQVGFDSCPAVDNLGSNGHFKPEL; encoded by the exons AAAGGTTTCGGGAATGATTATGAACTCTGTCTctatgtataaacattcaaatGGAGCTGATCCTTTCTTTAGTTCTGGTTGGGATCCACTCGTTTCATTGAGCCACAATGAGAATTTTGGGGGTTCTTCCATGGTTTCTCACAGAGAATTTGCCAGTACTCCCTACCCTATTGTTCTGGAAAATCAGGGAATTAGTGGCACATCCCACCTGGTACAGTATCCATCCAGTTCCACCTATGTTGAACTTGTGCCAAAGCTTCCGTGCCTTGGAAGTGGCAGCTTCTCAGATATGGTTAATTCCTTTGGCCTTCCCGAGTGTAGCCAGATTGTTAATTCTGAGTGTCCTCAGAATTATGCCTCAAGCAAAGAGGATGGCACTGGACGAACTTCAACAAATGGTGCACTGTCTCAGGATGATCGCCAAATGTCAGGAGAGGGTGCTGTAGGATCTTCACCTAATGCAAAGAGAAGGAAACGAGTGTCTGATTATAACAATTCGCCAGTCAGCCCGCGACAG AATGCTGCAGGGGAGACGGAGAAGGATCTGTCTGGTCAGAGCTCCGATGTTCAAAAAGAATCAGATGAGAAGAAACCTAAAACTGAACAAAACCCAGGTTCAAATTTTCGTGGTAAACAAACGGGAAAACAAGGTAAAAATGCTTCCAGTGCAGatggttttaaagaaaattatattcatgTTAGAGCACGAAGGGGCCAGGCCACAAACAGTCATAGCCTTGCCGAAAGG GTCAGAAGAGAAAAGATTAGTGAGAGGATGAGATTGCTTCAAGAACTTGTACCCGGATGCAATAAG ATTACTGGGAAGGCAGTAATGCTTGACGAGATTATCAACTACGTGCAGTCGCTACAACAACAAGTTGAG TTTTTGTCAATGAAACTCGCCACTGTCAATCCAGAACAGAACGTTGATATAGAACAGATTCTGTCAAAAGAT ATAATTAATTCACGGAGTGGCACCGGAGCTATTCTCGGATTTGGTCCTGGAACAAGCTCCTCTCATCGTTTTCATCGTGGAACATTTCAAGGGACCTTGCCAAGTATCTCCAGTACAACTTCAAAATATCCTTTGTTGCCGCAG ACTGTCTTAGACAATGAGCTCCATGGTCTTTTCCAAGTGGGATTTGATTCTTGTCCAGCTGTTGACAATTTGGGATCAAATG GGCACTTTAAACCAGAGCTTTAA
- the LOC121262861 gene encoding probable xyloglucan glycosyltransferase 12 gives MAPSFDWWAKQSHRGTPVVVKMENPNWSMVELEGPSEEDFLITTESPGSGRARDKGHRDGKNAKQLTWVLLLKAHRAAGCLTSIAAAMFSLAAAIRRRVSSGQTDSEDADNDQVAGCREKENPTVKTRFYFCIKMFLWLSVLLLGFEVVAFYKGWHLGAPHFEFQLQSLWATPLRAKGMFDWIYSRWVWVRVEYLGPLLQFLANACTVLFLIQSLDRLILCLGCLWIRIKKIKPVAKQDESDKDLESGENNGFFPMVLVQIPMCNEKEVYQQSIAAVCNLDWPKSKFLVQILDDSDDPTTQLLIKEEVHKWQQEGAHIVYRHRVIRDGYKAGNLKSAMNCSYVKDYEFVAIFDADFQPNPDFLKRTVPHFKDNEEVGLVQARWSFVNKDENLLTRLQNINLAFHFEVEQQVNGLFINFFGFNGTAGVWRIKALEDAGGWLERTTVEDMDIAVRAHLKGWKFVFLNDVECQCELPESYEAYRKQQHRWHSGPMQLFRLCLPDIMRAEISFGKKFNLIFLFFLLRKLILPFYSFTLFCIILPMTMFIPEAELPSWVVCYIPATMSFLNILPAPKSFPFIVPYLLFENTMSVTKFNAMISGLFQLGSAYEWVVTKKSGRSSEGDLVSLVEKEPKHQRGVSVPNLKEMEEEILQQEQKTSRKKKHNRIYTKELALAFLLLTASARSLLSAQGIHFYFLLFQGISFLLVGLDLIGEQVE, from the exons ATGGCACCCTCGTTCGATTGGTGGGCGAAGCAGAGCCACAGGGGAACGCCGGTGGTGGTGAAGATGGAGAACCCAAATTGGTCCATGGTTGAGCTCGAGGGTCCATCCGAAGAAGACTTCCTCATCACGACCGAGTCTCCCGGTTCGGGTCGCGCCAGAGACAAAGGCCACCGAGACGGCAAGAACGCCAAGCAACTCACTTGGGTCCTGCTCCTCAAGGCCCATCGCGCCGCTGGTTGCCTCACATCCATTGCCGCCGCAATGTTCAGCCTCGCCGCCGCGATCCGGCGTCGCGTCTCCTCGGGTCAGACCGACTCCGAAGACGCCGACAACGACCAGGTTGCGGGATGCAGGGAGAAAGAGAACCCCACGGTGAAGACCAGGTTCTACTTCTGCATCAAAATGTTCCTCTGGCTTTCCGTGCTTTTGCTAGGGTTTGAGGTGGTTGCGTTCTACAAGGGTTGGCATCTCGGTGCTCCGCATTTCGAATTCCAGTTGCAGAGTCTGTGGGCAACCCCATTGAGGGCCAAGGGTATGTTCGACTGGATTTATTCTAGGTGGGTTTGGGTTCGGGTGGAGTACCTTGGTCCTCTTCTGCAATTCCTCGCGAATGCATGTACTGTGCTCTTTTTAATCCAGAGTCTGGATAGGCTAATTCTGTGTCTGGGATGCTTGTGGATCCGAATAAAGAAGATCAAACCGGTTGCCAAACAAGATGAAAGCGATAAGGATCTCGAATCGGGCGAGAATAATGGTTTCTTCCCTATGGTTCTTGTTCAGATCCCCATGTGCAATGAAAAGGAG GTATATCAGCAATCCATTGCTGCAGTGTGTAATTTAGACTGGCCGAAATCGAAGTTTCTGGTTCAAATTCTGGATGATTCGGATGACCCAACGACGCAATTGCTGATCAAAGAGGAGGTCCACAAATGGCAGCAAGAGGGTGCCCACATTGTGTACCGGCATCGGGTGATCAGAGATGGGTACAAGGCTGGAAATCTCAAGTCCGCAATGAATTGTAGCTATGTTAAAGACTACGAGTTTGTTGCCATTTTCGATGCCGATTTTCAGCCCAACCCTGATTTCCTCAAACGAACAGTTCCTCATTTTAAG GATAACGAAGAAGTAGGATTGGTTCAGGCAAGGTGGTCCTTTGTGAACAAGGACGAGAATCTGCTAACAAGGTTGCAGAACATTAACTTGGCCTTCCATTTTGAGGTAGAGCAGCAAGTGAATGGtcttttcattaatttcttcgGGTTCAATGGCACCGCTGGTGTGTGGAGGATCAAGGCCTTGGAGGATGCTGGTGGGTGGCTGGAGAGGACCACCGTGGAGGACATGGACATTGCTGTCCGTGCTCATCTTAAGGGATGGAAATTCGTTTTCCTCAATGATGTCGAG TGTCAGTGCGAATTACCTGAATCTTATGAAGCTTACCGGAAACAACAGCATAGATGGCATTCTGGACCTATGCAGTTGTTTAGACTTTGTTTGCCAGATATAATGAGAGCTGAG ATAAGTTTTGGGAAGAAATTCAACTTgatatttctcttcttcctccttagAAAACTGATACTGCCCTTCTATTCCTTCACCCTTTTCTGCATAATACTTCCCATGACAATGTTCATACCTGAGGCTGAGCTTCCTTCATGGGTTGTATGTTATATCCCAGCCACTATGTCTTTTCTTAATATCCTCCCAGCCCCAAAATCTTTCCCATTTATCGTCCCTTACCTTCTTTTCGAGAACACCATGTCGGTGACCAAGTTCAATGCCATGATTTCCGGGCTATTCCAGCTTGGAAGTGCTTATGAGTGGGTCGTTACTAAGAAATCTGGGCGTTCCTCTGAGGGTGATCTTGTCTCCTTGGTCGAGAAGGAGCCAAAACATCAACGTGGGGTCTCAGTGCCCAATCTAAAGGAAATGGAGGAGGAAATACTACAGCAAGAGCAAAAGACTTCTCGAAAGAAGAAGCATAACAGAATATATACGAAGGAGCTAGCATTAGCTTTCCTTCTCCTAACAGCCTCAGCAAGGAGTCTCCTGTCGGCTCAGGGAATCCATTTCTACTTCTTGCTGTTTCAGGGGATATCATTCCTGTTGGTTGGTTTAGATTTGATTGGCGAACAGGTGGAATGA